In Streptococcus parasuis, the following proteins share a genomic window:
- a CDS encoding IS66-like element short variant transposase, with product MGRKVSLKKKLTYPVETETITYKRKKAKGVRQAIFSQFTPEIVHHELQGEDCTCPDCHGQLKEIGSTVQRQELVFIPAQLKRIDHVQHAYKCQACSQKNLSDKIIKAPVPKAPLAHSLGSASIIAHTIHQKFNLKVPNYRQEEDWHKLGLPISRKEIANWHIKSSQYYFEPIYDLLHEKLLEQPILHADETSYKVLENDSELTFYWTFLSGKHEKKGITLYHHDKRRSGLVVEKFLGDYAGYVHCDMWSAYRQLDKAQLVGCWAHVRRKFFEATPKKTDKTSLGAKGLAYCDRLFALENDWADLSSEERLHKRQTELAPLMDEFFDWCREQSVLPGSKLGTAIEYSLNYETTFRTVLSDGDLVLSNNMAERAMKTLVIGRKNWLFSQSFEGAKSTAVILSLLETAKRHGLDAEKYMTYLLEHLPNEETLAKKEVLEAYLPWKEKIKRACK from the coding sequence TTGGGGAGGAAAGTCTCCCTGAAGAAGAAGCTGACTTACCCAGTTGAAACAGAAACGATTACCTATAAACGCAAGAAAGCTAAGGGAGTTCGTCAGGCTATTTTTAGTCAGTTCACTCCAGAGATTGTTCATCACGAACTGCAGGGTGAAGACTGCACTTGTCCAGACTGTCATGGACAGTTGAAAGAGATTGGTTCTACTGTTCAACGACAAGAGTTGGTCTTTATTCCCGCACAATTAAAGCGGATTGACCATGTTCAACACGCATACAAGTGTCAGGCATGTAGTCAGAAGAATCTAAGCGATAAGATTATCAAGGCTCCCGTTCCTAAGGCACCTTTGGCACACAGCTTGGGTTCGGCTTCTATTATCGCCCATACTATTCATCAGAAGTTCAATCTTAAGGTGCCCAATTACCGTCAGGAAGAGGACTGGCATAAGCTTGGTCTGCCAATCAGTCGGAAGGAAATAGCCAACTGGCACATCAAGTCTAGTCAGTATTATTTCGAACCAATTTATGACCTGTTGCACGAGAAATTGTTGGAGCAGCCTATTCTTCATGCGGATGAGACCTCCTACAAGGTCTTAGAAAATGATAGTGAGTTAACCTTCTACTGGACCTTCTTGTCTGGTAAGCATGAGAAAAAGGGTATCACCCTCTATCATCACGACAAACGACGGAGTGGCTTAGTTGTGGAGAAATTTCTTGGGGACTATGCGGGCTACGTTCATTGTGACATGTGGAGTGCTTATCGTCAATTAGACAAGGCTCAGCTGGTTGGCTGTTGGGCTCACGTCAGACGAAAGTTTTTTGAGGCGACTCCTAAGAAGACCGACAAGACTTCATTAGGAGCCAAGGGATTAGCCTATTGCGACCGCCTATTTGCCTTAGAGAATGACTGGGCTGACTTGTCTAGCGAGGAGCGACTGCATAAACGCCAGACAGAGTTGGCTCCCTTGATGGACGAATTCTTTGACTGGTGTCGTGAGCAATCTGTTTTGCCAGGCTCCAAATTGGGCACTGCAATAGAGTATAGCCTCAACTACGAAACCACTTTCCGAACCGTTCTCTCGGACGGTGACTTAGTCTTGTCTAACAATATGGCTGAGAGGGCAATGAAGACCTTAGTGATTGGCAGAAAAAATTGGTTATTCTCTCAGAGCTTTGAGGGAGCCAAATCGACAGCTGTCATTCTGAGTCTTTTGGAAACTGCTAAACGACATGGCCTTGATGCAGAAAAATATATGACCTATCTTCTAGAACACTTACCTAACGAGGAGACGCTCGCAAAAAAAGAGGTGCTAGAGGCTTATTTGCCATGGAAGGAAAAAATTAAAAGAGCATGTAAATAG